The genomic DNA AATGAGTTAGAAAGTGCTCGTACAGCGGTGAAATATGAATCACAAGTAACGGCGGAGCCAGTAGGTGGAAATATTGTTGTTTTAAATAATGACGGAGCGGCTGATATTGTTAGAGTGACTGGTTTAACAGCAGGTGATAAGGTAAGTGTATATAATGAAGAGACAGTCCAAGAAGCAATTGGAACAGCAACGGTAGCAGAAAATAAAACGGCGGTAAATGTTGTAATCCCTCAATTAGGAGAAGTAGCAGGAAAAATCTATGTAAGTGTTACAAAAGTAAATAAAGATGAAAGTAAACGTGTTGCAATAAATTATATTGCTGAGTAATTCGTGCAGTTAATGAATTAGATGGAATAAAGGAAAGTGCACTAGTAAATAGTTGGCTAACTATTTACTAGTAGCACTTTTTTATTTAATAAATAATTTTTAAATAGAAAAATAGTTTGTTAATAACGATTTTTAGGATGGTAGGTGTAAATAGTCTGTGAAAAAATACTTAATAGTATATTTTAGATTAAGGGAAGAAAATATAATTATTTCTAAGTTATATTAAAAAAGAGCGTTTGAAAAGTTGAAGTGACCCCTAAAAGTTAGACACGGTTATTTCATTAGGCAGCTTGATAAAAGTGAGTCCGGTATTGTACCGGGCTCATTTTTAATTTTTCCTTAATCCGTTTCGTATTATAATAATCTATATATTTTTCTAATTCTATTTTAAAGTGCTCTACATTTTCAAATTCTTTTATGTAGAGGAACTCCGACTTCATAATCCCAAAGAAATTTTCTATTACTGCGTTGTCGTAACAGTTGCCTTTTCGAGACATACTCTGGACGATAGCTCTTGATTCAAGAGTACGGACGTACTGTCTCATTTGATAATGCCATCCTTGATCCGAATGCATCAGTAGCTGGTGCGTTTCAGGTAAACGTTCCAATGTTTTCTCTAACATGTCTGAAACAAGCGAATACGTCGGTCTAGAACCAATTGTATAGGTAATAATTTCACCATTATACAAATCTAATACAGGTGATACATACAGTTTTTCTCCAAACAATTTAAACTCTGTGATGTCTGTTACCCACTTTTGATTCGGTGCATCTGTATGAAAATTACGCTTTAAAATATTAGGTGCAATTCTACCGACTTTTCCTTTATAGGATTTATATTTCTTCATACGCACAACACACTTTAACCCAAGCTCTTTCATAATGCGCTGAACCTTCTTGTGGTTCACTTTCTGGCCACGATTCGTTAACTCATCACGAATGCGACGGTAACCATAACGACCTTTATTTTCCTCATAAATCGCTTTAATCTCAGCTTTCAAATCGGCATCTACATCTGGAAGATTCATTTTCTTTACTAAATCATAATACGTGCTTCGAGGAATAGTAGCTAGCTCCACGAGTGCCTTCACCGAATATTTATGCCTTAATTCATAGACTACTTGCGCTTTGTCTTGTTTTGTGATTTTTTCTTGTTTTGAACTAAGGCATTTAACTTTTTTAAGTACTCATTTTCCATCTCAAGCTGTTTAATGCGTGCTTCAGGTGCTTCGACTGATCCTTCAGCTAAAGGTTGTTTTAATTGTTTATTTGAATCTTTTTTCATGGATGGACGCCCCTTTTTCTTAGATTGAAGGGCATCAATTCCTTGTGTTTCGAGCTGTTTTTTCCAAACAGAAATCGTTGAAGGGGTAGGAATATTAAAGATAGCTGCCGTCTCAAATAAGGACATACCGTTTTCAATCATAAAGTTTAGTACGTCTAGTTTAAATTGTTGTGTGTAATTTGTACATCGTTTTAGAAAAGCTTCCAGACCATTCTGTTTATATTGGTTTACCCAATTCAAAATGATTGTGTCACTTATACCGAGCGATCTACCTATTTCTCGATAACTTTCATTTCCGTTCAAATAACGTAGAACAATTTGTATTTTTTCATCAGCTGTAAATTTAGCCATAGAAAAACTGCACCCCCAATTGTTAGACTGTGCCTAACAATTGGGTGCAGTTCAGTTAGGCTATTCTCTTTTATTTTATGATGAAATAAATAGTTGAACTTCTTTATATAGTGGAATGATAAAAGAGAGGGAAGTATGGTTTAGAATGCATTAGACGCATTGAAATAGCTATGCCAAGTTTGTAAGCATTCAAACAGTGAATAGATATTTGGCCTTAATTGTTGGGGGGATATTGATATATAAAAACACACCTCTCAATTTGTAGAGAGGTGTGTTTTTATAGTTACTAAATGGATTATTGTAATAATTTACTTACCATTTGTGGAGTTTGGTTTGCTTGAGAAAGCATGCTGATACCAGCTTCGTTTAAAATTTTGAACTTAGTCATTTCAGACATTTCTTTTGCCATATCAGCATCTTCGATTTGAGAAGCAGCATCAGCCATGCTAGTTTCTTGACTCTTCAAGTTGTTAGCATTAAATTCAAAACGGTTTAATGTTGCACCAAGTGTAGCGCGTTGTCCAGCAACTGTTGTGATGGCAGCGTCAATTGCATCAATTGCTTGCTTAGCACTCGTTGGATCTGCAGCAGCTGTACTTTCAGCATCACCTTCATCACCAATTTGTACATCAAGACCTAAATCAGCGGATTTAACACTGTTAAGTGTAATCTCGATTTGAGCAGGATTAGTAGATCCTGTATCTAGCGTTTGAATTTTAATTTTTTTATCTGCAGTACCTAATAATTGTTGATCATTGAATTGCGTATTTTTTGCAATATAATCAATTTGTTCTGTAAGTTGAGCAAATTCTTTTTGTAAAGAAGCTTGGTTACCTTTAGTGTTTGTACCATTGGCAGATTGGTTAGCAAGGTCACGCATACGTAATAAAATGTTAGAAACTGAGTTTAAAGCTGAGTCAGCTGTACGAATTAAAGACATA from Bacillus cereus G9842 includes the following:
- a CDS encoding flagellin N-terminal helical domain-containing protein, whose product is MRINTNINSMRTQEYMRQNQAKMSNAMDRLSSGKRINSASDDAAGLAIATRMKAREGGLNVAGRNTQDGMSLIRTADSALNSVSNILLRMRDLANQSANGTNTKGNQASLQKEFAQLTEQIDYIAKNTQFNDQQLLGTADKKIKIQTLDTGSTNPAQIEITLNSVKSADLGLDVQIGDEGDAESTAAADPTSAKQAIDAIDAAITTVAGQRATLGATLNRFEFNANNLKSQETSMADAASQIEDADMAKEMSEMTKFKILNEAGISMLSQANQTPQMVSKLLQ
- a CDS encoding IS3 family transposase (programmed frameshift); translated protein: MAKFTADEKIQIVLRYLNGNESYREIGRSLGISDTIILNWVNQYKQNGLEAFLKRCTNYTQQFKLDVLNFMIENGMSLFETAAIFNIPTPSTISVWKKQLETQGIDALQSKKKGRPSMKKDSNKQLKQPLAEGSVEAPEARIKQLEMENEYFKKVKCLSSKQEKITKQDKAQVVYELRHKYSVKALVELATIPRSTYYDLVKKMNLPDVDADLKAEIKAIYEENKGRYGYRRIRDELTNRGQKVNHKKVQRIMKELGLKCVVRMKKYKSYKGKVGRIAPNILKRNFHTDAPNQKWVTDITEFKLFGEKLYVSPVLDLYNGEIITYTIGSRPTYSLVSDMLEKTLERLPETHQLLMHSDQGWHYQMRQYVRTLESRAIVQSMSRKGNCYDNAVIENFFGIMKSEFLYIKEFENVEHFKIELEKYIDYYNTKRIKEKLKMSPVQYRTHFYQAA